In Thermoanaerobacterium sp. PSU-2, one genomic interval encodes:
- a CDS encoding endospore germination permease, producing MIKNNDKISENQLSILLFTTMLGAGVLSLPADVAKAAGPNGLIVILLGGLVALTFARIISFVASKFPTETFVEYSEKIMTKPVSILLTIFLIVYFLIFCSLNLRIFGEVAKSYLLNSTPIEVIMITLLFTSAYIVRYGIEPIARMSEILFPVMVIPAMIILLPAITDIDLSNFLPVLRISPLRLAKGILQTTYSFIGFEILYVIFPYIQLGNKLKKSINVSFFSIIFFYLYITFFTIGIFGYKETSVQLWPLLTVIKSINFPGFFIENLESLIMGIWTFAVFTSISAFHYAATLSLSKLIKAREHSYLVIPLIPIIYFMALIPESIVEVYRYASYAIYLALFFVIILPLLMCTIVKIRHGGEKQ from the coding sequence ATGATAAAAAACAATGACAAGATCTCAGAAAATCAGCTTTCTATACTGCTTTTTACCACTATGTTAGGAGCTGGTGTATTAAGCTTGCCTGCAGATGTGGCCAAGGCAGCAGGACCCAATGGTCTTATTGTGATACTTTTAGGAGGACTTGTGGCTTTAACATTTGCTAGGATTATAAGTTTCGTAGCATCAAAATTTCCGACGGAGACATTTGTAGAGTATTCCGAAAAAATTATGACTAAGCCTGTGTCTATTTTGCTTACAATATTCTTAATCGTGTATTTTTTGATTTTTTGCAGTTTAAATTTAAGGATATTCGGTGAAGTCGCAAAGTCATACCTACTGAATAGCACTCCTATAGAGGTTATAATGATAACCCTGCTTTTCACGTCGGCGTACATTGTGCGATATGGGATAGAACCTATTGCAAGGATGTCGGAGATACTTTTTCCTGTAATGGTTATACCTGCCATGATCATCCTTTTGCCAGCCATTACAGACATAGATTTAAGCAATTTTTTGCCTGTGCTTAGGATTTCACCTTTAAGGCTTGCAAAAGGCATTTTGCAGACTACCTACAGTTTTATCGGATTTGAAATATTGTACGTCATATTTCCATATATCCAATTGGGAAACAAGCTTAAAAAAAGCATAAATGTATCATTTTTTTCCATAATATTTTTTTATCTTTACATAACGTTTTTCACCATAGGTATATTCGGGTACAAGGAAACAAGTGTCCAATTGTGGCCATTGCTTACAGTCATAAAATCCATAAACTTTCCAGGCTTTTTTATTGAAAATCTTGAAAGCCTTATAATGGGCATTTGGACGTTTGCAGTATTTACATCTATATCGGCTTTTCATTATGCCGCCACACTGAGCTTGTCAAAGCTTATAAAGGCAAGAGAACATTCATATCTTGTTATACCGCTTATACCCATCATATACTTTATGGCACTTATACCTGAATCAATTGTAGAGGTATACAGATACGCGTCATACGCCATATATTTAGCTCTGTTTTTTGTGATCATCCTTCCTTTGTTAATGTGTACTATAGTGAAAATAAGGCATGGAGGTGAAAAGCAATGA
- a CDS encoding Ger(x)C family spore germination protein translates to MKKFIFILVLIIPLILTGCWDKVEIEDRAFVMAIGIDTSNQAKNYVVTFQFPNVKQVSSAAGGGGGGGGQPNFSISEIGDTVFSASRHVSTRLDKRLFLGHTKAVILGKDVVSNRDKFLEVLDTLDRSYELSRKLRLLVANGKAQDILLKNYKFDPDIGAYIDDIFKQYNRTSIFPNIDYNKITKSLHDTNGNAIIPVISAGKDELKIAGSAIIKNYKLAGWLSDGENMGYMWLMGFVKGGDITFDMPTTDGKEVKVPFNITNTVMKRQVIEKNGKIIYKLKYDVEGEVTEYSFQKHGEMFDTNVLSTMEKKADGVIEKMINESLKKFQKDLKVDMIGVGDYIEKYNPSLWSKVGPTWNEKFPDVVVEPVVTAHIRRIGLFR, encoded by the coding sequence ATGAAGAAATTTATTTTTATTTTGGTGCTCATTATACCATTAATTTTGACAGGATGCTGGGACAAGGTTGAGATTGAGGACAGAGCATTTGTGATGGCCATAGGGATTGACACGTCGAATCAAGCCAAAAATTATGTGGTGACTTTCCAGTTTCCAAATGTAAAACAGGTGTCCAGCGCTGCAGGTGGCGGCGGTGGTGGCGGTGGGCAGCCTAATTTCTCCATATCAGAAATTGGGGATACAGTCTTTTCTGCATCCCGTCATGTGAGCACAAGGCTTGATAAAAGGCTTTTTTTAGGTCATACGAAAGCTGTGATTTTAGGCAAGGATGTAGTCAGCAATAGGGATAAATTTCTTGAAGTATTGGATACTTTAGATAGAAGCTACGAACTAAGCAGGAAGTTAAGGTTGCTGGTGGCAAATGGCAAGGCACAAGATATACTGCTTAAAAATTATAAATTTGATCCAGATATTGGTGCGTATATTGATGATATATTCAAGCAGTACAACAGGACGTCAATATTTCCTAATATAGATTACAATAAAATAACCAAATCGTTGCATGACACAAATGGAAACGCCATAATTCCAGTCATATCAGCGGGAAAAGATGAACTGAAAATTGCTGGTTCTGCCATCATAAAAAATTACAAACTGGCAGGATGGCTGTCAGATGGGGAAAACATGGGGTACATGTGGCTTATGGGCTTTGTCAAAGGTGGAGACATTACGTTTGACATGCCTACAACGGACGGTAAGGAAGTAAAGGTGCCATTTAACATCACAAATACCGTTATGAAAAGACAGGTTATTGAGAAAAACGGAAAGATAATATACAAATTAAAATACGATGTTGAAGGAGAAGTGACGGAATACAGTTTTCAAAAACATGGGGAGATGTTTGACACAAATGTATTAAGCACAATGGAGAAAAAAGCCGACGGCGTCATTGAAAAAATGATAAATGAATCACTTAAAAAATTTCAGAAGGATTTAAAAGTCGATATGATAGGTGTAGGAGACTACATTGAGAAGTACAATCCTTCCCTTTGGAGCAAAGTTGGGCCAACTTGGAATGAGAAATTTCCGGATGTTGTGGTGGAGCCGGTTGTGACTGCCCACATTAGGAGGATAGGCTTATTTAGATAA
- a CDS encoding aminotransferase class I/II-fold pyridoxal phosphate-dependent enzyme, which translates to MTKYTQNDAPLFEALKNYVEENVYAFHVPGHKHGKGNREFTQYVGSAVMSIDVNSMEDLDNLANPIGVIEEAHKLAAQAFGADYAYFLVNGTTSGIQAMIMAVTEPGDKIIMPRNAHKSAFSALILSGAVPVYLYPEIDEDLDIALGISADKVQEAILANPDAKAVLILNPTYYGITSELEKIINVAHENNMAVLCDEAHGSHFYFHPDMPRGGITLGADICALSIHKTGGSMTQSSLLLSKGNRVEVSSIKSILNLLQSTSASYVLMASLDVARKQLATKGEEMLMKVIEFSEYAREEINKIDGLKAITQKDIMSPYMLDPTKLVINVSKTGMTGYEIMRELRLKYHIQLEMADLSNIMAIISLGDEKDDVEHLIHSLKEFAKMNKNSGEITTGNIIRPEVIVAPRDAYYSKSRSILLDDAEGEICAEMIMAYPPGIPMICPGERITKDIIERVKLLKRQHCQLQGTEDPNIDHIKVLGHVYKV; encoded by the coding sequence ATGACGAAGTACACACAGAATGATGCGCCTTTATTTGAGGCGCTAAAAAATTATGTAGAGGAAAATGTGTATGCCTTTCATGTTCCAGGGCATAAACATGGGAAGGGAAATAGAGAATTTACTCAATACGTTGGAAGTGCAGTGATGAGCATTGATGTCAACAGCATGGAGGATTTGGATAATCTTGCTAATCCAATAGGCGTAATAGAAGAAGCACATAAACTTGCAGCACAGGCTTTTGGTGCAGATTATGCTTACTTTTTGGTCAATGGCACTACGTCTGGAATACAAGCCATGATAATGGCAGTTACAGAGCCGGGTGACAAGATAATCATGCCGAGAAATGCTCACAAATCAGCTTTTTCGGCTCTCATTCTATCAGGTGCAGTACCTGTTTACCTGTATCCTGAAATAGATGAAGATTTGGATATAGCATTAGGAATTAGCGCCGACAAGGTACAAGAGGCAATTTTAGCAAACCCTGACGCTAAAGCAGTTCTCATATTGAATCCTACGTATTACGGCATTACTTCAGAATTAGAAAAGATAATCAATGTGGCACACGAGAATAATATGGCGGTTTTGTGCGATGAAGCGCATGGAAGCCATTTTTATTTTCATCCTGACATGCCTCGTGGTGGTATTACACTGGGCGCTGACATTTGTGCCCTTAGCATACATAAAACGGGTGGCTCAATGACACAAAGCTCTCTTCTTTTGTCTAAGGGCAATAGAGTAGAAGTGTCTTCAATAAAGTCCATTTTAAACCTTTTGCAATCTACGTCTGCTTCGTACGTTTTGATGGCATCACTGGATGTGGCGAGAAAACAGTTGGCTACTAAAGGTGAAGAAATGCTCATGAAAGTCATAGAATTTTCGGAATACGCTCGTGAGGAAATCAACAAGATAGATGGGTTAAAAGCCATTACTCAAAAGGATATAATGAGCCCATATATGTTAGATCCAACTAAACTTGTCATAAATGTATCAAAGACAGGCATGACGGGATACGAGATAATGAGAGAATTGAGGCTTAAATACCACATCCAGTTGGAGATGGCGGATCTTAGCAATATAATGGCAATAATAAGCCTTGGCGATGAAAAGGATGATGTAGAGCATCTAATACACAGTTTAAAGGAATTTGCCAAAATGAATAAAAACAGCGGTGAAATAACAACAGGAAACATAATAAGGCCAGAAGTCATCGTTGCTCCGAGAGATGCGTATTATAGCAAAAGCAGGTCAATTCTTTTGGATGATGCAGAAGGTGAAATATGTGCGGAGATGATCATGGCATATCCGCCGGGGATACCAATGATTTGCCCAGGTGAGAGGATAACAAAAGACATAATTGAAAGGGTAAAGCTGCTTAAAAGGCAGCATTGTCAG
- the spoIIR gene encoding stage II sporulation protein R, producing MKRLIAIVLIISTVFFFEISKNDDTYAMKKDISNKLIRFHVIANSDSKEDQSLKLKVRDAVIKNMNDRFIGVTNLKESEEIIKKNIPYIQKIAQDTVYANGKNYGVKVMYGRFDFPTKYYGTITLPAGNYNALRIVIGKGEGKNWWCVMFPPLCFIDITHGLTSDETKRELSRFLSEDELSMIETEKPQVKFKVVEVLERYFNEIKMALKD from the coding sequence ATGAAGCGTCTTATTGCAATTGTTCTGATAATTTCTACAGTATTTTTCTTTGAGATAAGTAAAAACGATGACACATACGCCATGAAAAAAGATATCTCAAATAAGCTTATAAGATTTCACGTTATAGCTAACAGCGATTCTAAAGAGGACCAAAGCCTAAAGCTAAAAGTGAGAGATGCTGTAATCAAAAACATGAACGACAGATTCATCGGTGTGACAAATCTAAAGGAGTCAGAAGAAATAATAAAGAAGAACATACCATACATACAAAAGATAGCGCAAGATACTGTTTACGCCAATGGAAAAAATTATGGTGTCAAAGTAATGTACGGTCGCTTTGATTTTCCTACAAAATACTACGGAACGATCACACTGCCTGCAGGAAATTACAATGCACTTAGGATCGTCATAGGTAAAGGCGAAGGGAAAAATTGGTGGTGTGTGATGTTTCCGCCACTGTGTTTTATCGATATAACACATGGGCTTACAAGCGATGAGACAAAGAGAGAATTAAGCAGGTTCTTGTCAGAAGATGAATTGTCCATGATAGAGACAGAAAAACCACAGGTGAAATTTAAAGTCGTGGAAGTATTGGAAAGGTATTTTAACGAGATAAAAATGGCATTAAAAGATTAG